One Candidatus Palauibacter scopulicola DNA window includes the following coding sequences:
- a CDS encoding OsmC family protein — protein sequence MSRDGIQVRWDGGLKFSADRADHETRIDGDEGIAPSPVALMVESVAACAAIDVVVILEKGRQELTGLSVRARARRAETAPRYVKGLQFDFHVSGKVDEAKARRAVMLSFERYCSVYHSLRKDMELEWTLTLNGEPAGGRD from the coding sequence ATGAGCAGGGATGGGATCCAGGTCCGATGGGACGGCGGCCTCAAGTTCAGCGCCGACCGGGCCGACCACGAGACGCGAATCGACGGGGACGAGGGGATCGCCCCGAGCCCGGTCGCCCTGATGGTGGAATCCGTCGCCGCCTGTGCCGCGATCGACGTGGTGGTCATCCTCGAGAAGGGGCGCCAGGAACTCACCGGGCTCTCGGTCCGGGCACGGGCGCGCAGAGCGGAAACGGCGCCGCGCTACGTGAAGGGCCTCCAGTTCGACTTCCACGTCTCCGGCAAGGTGGACGAAGCCAAGGCCCGACGGGCCGTCATGCTCTCGTTCGAACGCTACTGCTCCGTCTACCATTCGCTCCGGAAGGACATGGAACTCGAATGGACGCTGACCCTCAACGGCGAGCCCGCCGGCGGGCGGGACTGA